The following nucleotide sequence is from Psychroflexus torquis ATCC 700755.
TACATGAACTATTTCAGTTAGAGGGTATTTTTGACTACTCTTCATTGATTTTCTAACCTTCTGCATAAAATACCAAGCTGTACCTTGCTTTATATACTTTTTGATAAACGGAATGAATTCACGTTTGCTTTCTTATTACCATCCGTTAATCGCAATTTTTTCATCATTACAATCGGTACCAAGGATAATCTTATCACTTCCAAATTTGGCTAGCTAAGGTTCAAAACCACTATGTTTTTTTGCCATTGTTGGGCTTTCGTTATTTTATTTCATTCTGCAAGGCGTTGTCAAAGGCATACTTATTGACAAGTTTTGGCTCGTGCGGTTGACTTTTGAGGGACTTGACAATGTGTATGGTTTTTAGCGTTGGCTTCCTTAATTTATTATTTCTAAAATCTCAATATAATTATCCAAATTTCGAACTTTAGCAGTTTCACCAATCCCTTATCCAATTAATGCTACAGCCAACGGATATTTAATATTCACTTTTTGAATTCCGTTTGACTTTTCATTTTTATTAATTTCCTTTTCAACTATTTGAACTTTAAGGTCTTTACCATTATTCAAGTATTTTACTTTACTACCAATCTTTACAGCATCTTTACATAATTCAGTTCTTTGTTATGTGCTTTCGTTATTAATTTAATTTTCAATAGCTTGAGACAATTCTCTTCCCGCTTTGATTTGTTCTTCATAAAGTGGAGTAAGAAAAGTAGTGTTAGTACCTCCTCTAAATAAAATATTCATAATAATTCCATGTCCAATATGTTCACAAAGTTGGTCATCATATACTGAAATTTTTTTGGTAAGATCTTGGTGTGTTTTGGTATCAAGTTTTAACCATTTATACATAAAACCATTTTTATTTAATTCCAATTCTAACTCGTTACACCATTTTAGTAAATCATTTTCTTGATTTTCAATATTATCTACCAACCTATAATAATTGTAAATTAAATCTTCAATCTTGCTCAAATTACCAGAATTTTTGAGCGATTCAAAAGCTGATCTATTAAAATTTAATGCTATTTCTATAATCAAACCAGAAATAGCACTCTGTATGGTTGCTTGGTCACTGAAATCTCTATTAAACCAAATTAGACCTATAATGACGCAATAAATCGTTTTACCGAAACGAATTCGGCACATGCTTTTTTCGCCTGTTTTTCATCAAAAATAATTACCGTAGCTAAGGCTATGCTAGTTATTTTTGATTTCAATCAATCAATCAAAAAACCTGTGCTGAGCTTCGTCGTAGTATAATTCAATTTATTCATACGGCATTATAAATATAATTTGGTATTAGATATGCTTTGAGCATTTCTTTGCTTAGCACTCATTTGGTATGCTTTTCTGGGACAATTGTAAGATGGGGTGTGGATTCGTTTCCTCTCATACACCTGTTTAAGATTTTTTTTGTAATCTGCCTTAACCAAGAAATTGTTAGCGTATTTAAGGAATGCAGGAGTTTTAATTGAGCATCTGTGAGTTTATTGCCATAGCCAATTTCTCGTATATCTGATCGCTTGTCATCAATAACGCTAATAACAGTAACAGATTTGAGTGTTTCGATCTCCTCTAATTGTTCTTTATCAAAAAAAGCATCAAAAAATAATGCGTTCGCTATGACCTCTTTTTTATAGGCCCAAACCTTGACCCTACATCATGGATAAATTCTGTAAAGACATTCTTTTTTACTTTTATTTCAACTTGATTATTGATCGCCATCTACCCACTTATTGATTTGGCTACTTGATTTGTTTCATGATCGCCTTTAGTAAAGTTTCCACAAGCCGCAAGACCCAATAGGGTTAGTGATATAGAGTAAAATAAAAGGTTCTTTTTCATAACGATCGATTTATTGATTAATTTTCATCAAATGCATGGCAGTTGTGCAGTTTACGGCGTACATTAAATATGAAAAAACTGTCAATTTTGTGTGAAACATATTAAAACGGTAGCGTTAAGGATCATTTTGTCGGGCGGGATCTTTTTCGCAATGATATTTAGCCTTATTTGTAACTTGATAAACCATATCGTTTAATTTTATTTTAGTAAATTTAACCTAAATTAATAGTTATGAAGAATCTATTTAAATTACTCCTAGTTTTATTTTTTGTGCAATTTACTTTTGCTAATGGCGGAGTAGTTATTGCTGATATTGAAAATGGAACATATCTAAGATTAGTTAATTCACAAATTGACGTCACTGTTCAGAATCAAATTTCTACTGTTATTACTAGTCAAATTTTTATTAACGATTTGGGAGGTTCTCAGGAAATACAATATGCATTCCCTGTACCTGGTAATGCTTCCGTAACTCAATTAAGATGGAGAGTAGATGGAGGAGAATGGCAAGTAGCTGTTTTTATAGAGGAGGATCCTTCCGGAGGAGGTGGAGATGGAGATGGGGTAACGCCCAATGCTAATTTAGTCTCATACTTGGGTGCAACTCCTGTATATTTTGCTTTTATTGAAGAAATAGCTGAGAATAGTGAAATTGAAGTTGAATTATCATACGTAGAATTATTGCCTTATAGTTTTGATGAAGTAACGTTTGAATACCCTAGCGATTACTCAGCAATACAATCTGATGTTATTGTTTTTGCCCAAAATCTAAATTTCAACTTATTTTCTGAAAGAACAATCGATGATGTTGAGTTGTTTAATAATGTAGGAACCATGACCAATGATGGTAACGTTGCTACTGTTCTTATTAGTGAAAATGAAGCTATTTCTATCAATGATATTCTAATTAAATACCAACTTGCATCAGATGAATTAGGAGTGATTCCTTTTAGTACTCTTTTAGAGGAAGGTGTTAATGAATGTGACGATTTTGGGAATGGGTTTTTTGGTTTAGTGGTTGAACCAGAATCAAATGCAAATACTGAAGTCATAGAAAAGAATTTTGTGCTTATTATAGATTCATCAGGTAGTATGAGGGGGGGAAACAAGATGGCTCAAGCAAAAGAAGCCTCAGAGTTTATCGTGAATAATTTGAATATAGGGGATAACTTTAATGTTATAGATTTTGATAATAATATTGTATTGTTCCAGCCTGAATTAGTGGAATATAATATTCAAAATTCAAATGCAGCCTTAGATTTTATAGAGAACATTGTTGCACTAGGGGCAACTAATATTTCTGAATCCTTAGTAACTGCAATAAATCAGTTTGAGGCAGGAGCAGAAGATAAAGCTAATATTATTGTGTTCTTCACTGATGGAGGAGCAACTGAAGGAGAAACAAATACTCAAAATATATTACAATTAGCTGAGGACACAGTCAATCAAATAGAAACAGAGATATTCTTATTTACTTTTGGTATTGGTGAAGATGTTACAACTGATTTGCTAACCCTATTAGCCGTTCAGAATAATGGTTTTGTAACATTTTTGGGCGATAATGAAATAGTAGATATAATTTCAAATTTTTACCTCACTATACGAAACCCTGTTTTACTAAACCCGGTTATTACAGTGGATCCAGTGGGTGCTATCAATAACGTATATCCTGATCCTTTACCTAACTTATATAAGGGACAACAGTTAGTATTTACAGGCAGGTATGAGGTTCCACAGGATATTTCATTAACATTAACAGGAACTGCATTTAACCAGCAAGTAGAATATAATTATGATTTTAATTTAAGCGATCAAAATAATGAAGGATATGCTTTTTTGCCAAAATTATGGGCAAAAACTAAAATGGAAAGCTTACTTATTGATTATTACTCCTTCCCAGAAGGTTCTTCTGAAGCCGAAGCAATACTAGAAATTATTGAAGAAACTAGTATTTGTTATCAAGTGCTAAGCCCTTTTACTAGTTTAGGTGATGGTGGAACATTAAGTGACGGAGAGTTTATGGATGACAAGAATAATTCTCTAAAGTTTTTCCCCAATCCGTTTACTTCAAAAACTAAAGCATTTGTTTATTTAGATCAGGCAGCTAAAATATTAATCCAAATTTATTCAATAGAAGGGAAGTTAGTTAAAACAATTTCTATAAATGGTGTTTATGGAAGAAATATAATTGAATGGAATGGAGAGGATAACGGAAACAAATTAATAGAGTCAGGAATATATATTTATACCATAAATATTGGAGGTAAAGAAACTCATTTTGGTAAATTAATTAAGAAATAAATAAATCCGCTTCTTTTCCCTAATTCAACAAAAAAGCAGGTGGTTAGAAAATTCTAGTGGTTACAATAGCTACAGGTCCTTTTGAAGTAGGCGAGGACTAGCAAATACGACTATTGCTGCTATCGAAGCGTCATTTTTATTTTTCTCATTATCTGGGAACTGTATTTCAGGGGAAAGTCCAATGAGTAGAGAGAGATGGCTGCTGGCACTACCTCCCCGTAATCCAATTCTATCAGAATCTACTTTAAAATCAGTAGCATTTTGTTTGATGTATTAAACTGCTCTTCTCATATGAGTTACCAATTCTGACATTACAAATTTTGGCTGACTTCCATGCCTTACTTCAAAAACAGTAAAGCCTTCCGAAACTAATTGTTTTGGACTTAGAATATGCCAGGTATCTGACTCAGTCATTTCTTGATCCGTTGCGAATCTATAATGACCATCTTCAAGTATTTTAAAAGTGTCAAAAGGAGAAGTCCAACCTCCGCTATTAGTCAATATTATGCCTGCACCATTAGGTTTTGTTGGTACATAAACATCAAAAGTTAGTGCCATACCAAAATCATGACCGTATACAACGTCTTTGATTAATGTAAAATTTGAGGGTGAAGACTCCCCCTCTTTACTTTGCTCTGATTTGCTGTTAGAACAACTTTTAAGAATAATTAATAGTAAAAACTGGATTATTAAAGGATATCTCATCTGTTTTTCGTAATGTCCGCCAACATCCGTATAAACCCTATTTAACTCTTTAGTATTGGGTATATATCTATTATATGTCGTTTTATTCCCTACCAAACTAGCACTTTTGCGTATACTTTACTAAGGTCTTTTTATAGGTTACTGTCACTTTCTTAAAAACGCTTTCGATAGATTGTGTTGATCTAACTTGTGTTCTTATAAAATGGGCTTAAAAACACCTTAATTCTAGGCACTTGGTTTGTTTGGCGGTAACTTCAGTATAAATCATAATTTTGGATGTTTTATAGTCAGAAGAAGTCTAGGCACCTATTTATTATAACTGATTTCTTATACATCTAAGCGCATCTTAAACACGTGTTTTTGGAAACGGTCATTTCCATATCCCCAAAATATCCTATCAATTACTTTCTCTTTTCTAAGAGTTTTGTAAGCCGTTCTATCTGAATTCTATGCATTCTCTGTAAAATAATGGGATATAGATTACCGATTAAATTTATTATGGTGGTGATTATAAAAATGGCTAAATGTCCATTTATTAGTAAAATAAAAGATACCATCAAAACGGCTATTAAAGAGGCTAAGTGACCAAATTCTGATTGTCTAGTTTGAAAATCAAAATTTTCAATCCCCGTTTTTGCACCACTAAAATATTTTTTTCTATTTTTCTCTTTACCCC
It contains:
- a CDS encoding VWA domain-containing protein, which codes for MKNLFKLLLVLFFVQFTFANGGVVIADIENGTYLRLVNSQIDVTVQNQISTVITSQIFINDLGGSQEIQYAFPVPGNASVTQLRWRVDGGEWQVAVFIEEDPSGGGGDGDGVTPNANLVSYLGATPVYFAFIEEIAENSEIEVELSYVELLPYSFDEVTFEYPSDYSAIQSDVIVFAQNLNFNLFSERTIDDVELFNNVGTMTNDGNVATVLISENEAISINDILIKYQLASDELGVIPFSTLLEEGVNECDDFGNGFFGLVVEPESNANTEVIEKNFVLIIDSSGSMRGGNKMAQAKEASEFIVNNLNIGDNFNVIDFDNNIVLFQPELVEYNIQNSNAALDFIENIVALGATNISESLVTAINQFEAGAEDKANIIVFFTDGGATEGETNTQNILQLAEDTVNQIETEIFLFTFGIGEDVTTDLLTLLAVQNNGFVTFLGDNEIVDIISNFYLTIRNPVLLNPVITVDPVGAINNVYPDPLPNLYKGQQLVFTGRYEVPQDISLTLTGTAFNQQVEYNYDFNLSDQNNEGYAFLPKLWAKTKMESLLIDYYSFPEGSSEAEAILEIIEETSICYQVLSPFTSLGDGGTLSDGEFMDDKNNSLKFFPNPFTSKTKAFVYLDQAAKILIQIYSIEGKLVKTISINGVYGRNIIEWNGEDNGNKLIESGIYIYTINIGGKETHFGKLIKK